Part of the Citrobacter sp. Marseille-Q6884 genome, ACTTGCCTTCGTCACCTTCCGTCACGCGAACCAGGCCTTCCAACGGTACGCCCGTCGTACGCACCGGATTACCATTTTTAAAGTAAACCGACGACGTTAAAGGGAGATTAACCACCGGATAGTCCGATGCCGGACTGTCCATTGGCATCAACAGCGGATCAAGCAACTGCGCTGCCGGAATATTTTGCTCTTCTGCCTGCTCAACCAGGCTGCGTAAATGCTCCAGTGTGACCATACGGTCTACCGGATATTTACTGACTGTCAGGCGACGCAGATATGTCACATGCGCACCGCATCCCAGCTTCTCGCCCAGATCGTCAATGATCGTACGAATATACGTCCCTTTGGAGCAATGCACTTCCAGCTCCAGTTCGTGACCTTCGTGGCGAATAAACAGCAGTTCATAGACGGTAATCGGACGCGCTTCACGCGGCACTTCGATGCCCTGACGCGCATACTCGTACAGTTTTTTACCCTGATACTTTAACGCTGAGTACATTGAAGGGACTTGTTCGATATCGCCGCGAAAGGTTTCCAGCGCGCTAGCCAGCTGTTCCGGGGTAAACGTCACCGGACGCTCCTGCACGATTTGCCCATCCGCATCGGAGGTATCAGTACGCTGTCCCAAACGGGCAACTACGCGGTAGCGTTTGTCAGAATCCAGCAGATACTGCGAAAACTTTGTCGCTTCCCCGAGGCAG contains:
- the truB gene encoding tRNA pseudouridine(55) synthase TruB translates to MSRPRRRGRDIHGVLLLDKPQGMSSNDVLQKVKRIYNANRAGHTGALDPLATGMLPICLGEATKFSQYLLDSDKRYRVVARLGQRTDTSDADGQIVQERPVTFTPEQLASALETFRGDIEQVPSMYSALKYQGKKLYEYARQGIEVPREARPITVYELLFIRHEGHELELEVHCSKGTYIRTIIDDLGEKLGCGAHVTYLRRLTVSKYPVDRMVTLEHLRSLVEQAEEQNIPAAQLLDPLLMPMDSPASDYPVVNLPLTSSVYFKNGNPVRTTGVPLEGLVRVTEGDEGKFIGMGEIDDEGRVAPRRLVVEYPA